The sequence GTTGTCGGCAAAAGAGAGAATAACGAAGTGTATGAGATGCTAAAGGATAAATTTAACTAAGCATAAAGCTAGACTTTAGTTATCTTTGATCTGTTAGCAGTTAATTTCATATTGCTAGCTTGTCCTATCTAAAGTGCTCTTTTATGATGAGTATAACCCCCTACATTTTTATTATTTTATTTTCTTAATTTCATACCAGACTAAATCTCTAAGAGAAATTTAAAAGCTACAAAAATTATATTATATATTTCATAGTATTTTTAAAAAACACGCATTTTAGCGGCCTGAAGCCTACCGAATTCCTTGTTTTAGGCTATGAAATTTTATAAAATAACCTTAAAAGATATTTAAAGAGCAAGTCTGACAAAAATTTTTATGGCATAGGATTTTTTGAGTGGCTTCTTCTTAGATTGGGAGTAAATTTACGTGAGTTCTGAAAAGATAAAAAAACGCAAGGTAACCAAAGTCATAACTAAAAGACTTAGGCTAAGTAATGCAGAATGGTTGGTAGTTAATGATAAATTACAAGAAAGTGGCCTAACTTTCTCAAAATTTGCCCTAAGAGCTATGTTGTCTAAGCAGATTTATGCACCAATTATGAGAGAGCTTTTAGCTGAACTATCTAGACATGGACAAAACATAAACCAAATAGCCGCCAAACTAAATAGTGGGCAAAGCCTAGATAGAGTTGGTATTGAGATCATAGCGGACGATAATGATGTCTTACATAAAGTATATGAAGCATTGGGTAAATAATATGTCGCTTGATTTACATTGCATCAATACAAATAAAGGCACTAATGATGCTAGTTAAATTTCTTCGTACTTATACTGGTGGTGGCCTTGGGAGCATAAATTATCTTTTAAATGAGAGAAAGGCTGCTGGAACAGCAAGAGTTATAAAAGGTGATGAAAATTTAACTAGAGCTATTATAAAAGGCATCACCTATAAACAAAAGACCTGCTTTGGTGTTTTATCATTTGAAGAGAAGTATGACTTTTTGACTGAAGAGCAAAAACTAAAAATCATTAAGGATTTTGAACGTGCTCTTTTGGGTGAATATATGCTTGAACGTACAAATGTATTATGGGTAGAGCATTCTGATAAGGATGGACGGCTTGAGTTAAATTTCCTTATCCCTAAGATAGATCTTGAAACAGACAGGTCATTTAATCCTTATTTTGCTAAATATGATCAAACTAGAATAGATCTAATCAAAAAGATCATTAACGATGAGTATGGACTATCAAGTCCAGATGATCCAGCAAAAGAGCAAACTATATTGTCTAGCAAGAAAAACATCAATCATTATAAAAATTTGGAAGAGCTCGACCAAAAGCTGCACGATCTGGTTAAGCAAGGCTATATTAAAAATAGAGACCACATGATTGAACTTCTTAAACAAAATGGTATCGAAATAACCAGGATCAACAAAAAAGGCATAACGATCATACTGCCTACTAAAAAAACAAAAAATCGTCTAAAAGGAGGAATATACGATGCAGACTTCACCAGTGCTCAAAGACTTGGAGAACTCAGCCAAAGCTCAAGCAGAAGAATTAGAGAATTCCATGATAGAAATACACAAGCAGAGTGCAGAGAAAATAGGCGAAAACTTGAGGAGCTTATTGTTAAAAGAGATAGATTTAATCAAGAAAGATATGTCGAAAGAACTTCAAAAAACAATATCCTTGCATCACAAGGACAGATCGGTGATAATCTCGCTATCAGCGGCTACCGCACTAATTTTGGGAATAGCAATTGGCTGGGTAGTGCACGCAATGATATTAAAGGAAGAAGTAGCTTGGACGATACCAAAACAATGGAGATACAGCCAACCTACTGCGGACAAGACCCAGAGGGAGTATTACATATCGATTCCAAAAGACAAAGAGATAATAGAGAACGAGAGCAGGAAATTTATATTAATGAAAATGGAGTAGAGGATGACAGCATTAGAGAAAGCATTGCTAGAAGAGAACGAGCGCTTGACGAAGACGATCGAAGACGAAAGGAGCAAGCACGAATTAGAAACAATGAATTTGCAACAAGACTGCGAGAAGAAGCTCGCGATATTACAGACAAATGTGACAGAGCTAACAAAGAAAGTCAAGAGCTTGAACAAAGATTGCAACGACGCCTTAACGGAATCTTTGCAGCAACAAAGAGATATGTACGAGAGTTCAATATCTTGCTTGGAAGAAAAATTAAAAAATTCAGAAGAAAAATTCCAAAATTTGAGAGAAGAATACGAGAACTTACAGATAGAGCACAAGATGCTACAAGAATATGTAGAGAATTTATAGAGGAGCGTGAATACTCCAAAAAAGCCAGCATGTATCACCATGTGAGTGATGTATGCAAGGAAAAAACTCAAAGTCTAGATATGTTTTAAACGTAGAGACTCTACTAAGTTTATTACATAATCATCTCATTTATTACTTCCAAACATTATTTGTTACGTTGCCATTTTAAAAATATACTAAAATATATTTTGTAGATCATAAAAAATAATTTAGTCTAATTATTTTTGTTCTTATGGCTGCCTTTAATCAACTTAAGCTTTTATTAAAAAAAGCCTATCTTGCATGGCCACTTTAATAAAGAAAATATTTTTTAAGCGTGGGTCAAGGGAGCGGCAAGCTATCCTTGCGAGCCTCTATGGAGATGCAAATGGTAACATTTTGTAGCTACATAGAGTATGCTCGCCCTAATATCTGAATTGAATTTTGGCGCATACTGGAATTAAATCAGTCCCACCAAAGAATGACTTAGTAAAAGTAAATTTTTGTAATTTTTGTGATTTTTGTGATTGGCATATTTGTCACTTGTTTATTTTGACTGATAAATTTGGATAGTCAATTATTTTATGGTTACTTTAATTAAAACTTAAAAAGCAAGAAGCTAGGAGGCAAACCACGAATGATATTAGCATCTTAAGCACCAATATAAATTCATACACTAAGCAACAGCACAAACAAGGCAGGTCTGCAAATTTTAGTGATATTTTTAACCAAAAGACCAAAGAAAAGATTAGCGAGCCAAACCTGTAACAACTTGTCAAGGACTTTCTAATCATTTTTATCATTTTTTTGATGTTTTTCACTCTCAATTTCTCTAAGCATTATGCGTTTCAATTTGTCTTGCATTGTTTCAGTAGTATTTTTATTAAAATGTACAACAACTTCATAGGTAGTTTTTCCAATCTTCTTTATTGTTTTTGTTTCTGTATTATTTTTTTGCATATCATCATTCCTTTTCTTGCAATTAAAAAGCGATTAGAATTTTTTACTTTTCCAATCGCTTTCATTCATCTATTAAGTTTTGTGCTTTCTTCAGCTTTTCTTTGCTCTGTATTTTTCTTCTATCAAGTCCCGTTATCCTAAGAGGTAAACACATCTCGATTATCCTTGAATAAATCCTGCCAAGCATTATATCTTCCTGTTCTTTTTCTATATCTTTGAAATTAAGGTTAGTAGTTATAATGGTTGGTCTTGCCTTTAGGTATCTTGCATTGATTACATTGTAAATTTGCTCTAAGGCATATTCTGTATTTCTCTCTATTCCAAAATCATCAAGAATTAGTAGGGTAGGGCTTGTTATCTATTCGATATATTCGTTTCTATCAAGATTAAAGCCGCCTTTTTGTAAGTCGTTTAATATCTGTGCAAAGTTCCTCATTTTTACTGTATGGCTATATTCTGTAATTATAGCGTTGGCAATAGCACAAGCTACATAGGTCTTGCCACTTCCTACATTTCCGTAAAGTAACAGTCCAACATTATCTTTTCTCATTTCTTCAAAATGTTTTACATAGTTCTTTGCTTTTTTGATGATTTCCTTATCTGTATCTTCATCGGCATTTTTAAAGGTGTAGGCTATTTGATTTTTGGATATAAAGCAGCTTTGTCTCAACCTATCTTGTTTTAACAGTTTTTTCTTGTTCAGCTCTATCTCTATCACATTTACAAGCCGTTCTGATAATCATAGGCTTATCCAACATCGGAATTACCTTACCGTCTATTCTTTCATTACAAATCTTGCAATAGATATGTCCGTCTTCTTCATAGTGAGTATCTTTGTTGTAGATAAAATCTGTCCCTTGAATTTTTGTAGTAATCATATTTTCTTTATCATTCATAATTTTAGTCTCCTTTTCTACATCAGGCTCTATAATGCGTTTTTAAGGCTTATTTTTATCTTAACCATAGTCTGACACCTCTTTTATGATTAAACCCTTAAAAACACCTTTTATAGGCTGTCGCTGTCTTCATAGTTGGTTGAATAGGTTCTATGGCTTTTATTTTGATTATTTTTCTGTGATAGCTTTTCTTTATCCTGTTCATACCAATTCATACCAATTAAGGATTGTTACATAGTGGTCTTTGTAGTCTGTGCCTTTACTTTTGATATATCTTAATAGCTTTTCAGTCATTGTATCTGTATGACCTTTCAGCCTATCTTTTAGATTTTGGTATTTTTCATCGGTTAAATGAATATTTTGATACTCTCCATAAAGGGACACTGGGGCAACCTGTTCTATTCTCCTCTTATCTAATCTACCCTTAACTATACTATGCGGACAAACGGTTGACACTTGGTTGTCATTTGGTATACCAAGATTTTCAACCTTGATATATGCTCCATTTTCCGTTTGCGTTATACTTTGCTTTTCTTCAAGATACATCGTTTCTTTTCGTCTGTCATTTCTGATGTAGTTATTTATCTTCCAATAGGTAATGACTATAACCCCTCTTTAAAAGACAATTACAAAACCTTTTGTAATTAGAATTTTTAAGTCATCATCATCTGCCCTCATAGATAGATGAAAATACAGGCATTGGCTACTTAATGGCATATCCAAAAATAAGTCGCTATCCACTATCTTTATTGAAAACATCCTTTTATCTGCCATTTTTCTCTCCTATCTTTTGTTATGAAAATGTAGCAACAAATCGTTACTCCTTTTATCTTTTAAGGAAGTCGTGTTTCACTACCCCCTTTGATTAGTACTGTCTTTGATTTAGGTACACTCCCATTTTGGGAATGTGGCATTTGTCATCTTCTTATTTTTCTTTTGTTGTTTTAGATGTCGGTCTTAAAAATACTTTTGCTTTTCTATAAACTGAATGAGCGTTTTGAAACGGTACAATAGAAAAAGCCGACTTTTGTTGTTTCAGTATGTCGGCTTAATGTAAGCTATCTGTTTCAAATTTTTATTGTCAAGGGTGAGCGATAGTGAATGTGCTTTACCCTTGATGATAAAAAAGCGAATGAATTATATTCAGTTGTCTTTTGCCTTTAATACGGAAAAATGCTTCGGCTTTTTTCTTTGCTCCCCGCAAGGGTAAAAGCACCGCAGGTCGCAAGGACACCTAAAGGGTGTATAATTGCGCCCTTAGAAAATCTAAGGGAATTACAATTATACTATGTCCTTGCGTTTCTTAGTCTTTTTGAAATGCTCTTTGCAAAATAGCCTTTATTTCTTCATTACTTTTCTCGCTTGCTCCCTCAATTAAACTTTCTAAGATTGCTCCTCGCTCTATCAATCTATGGTTTCGCTTTTTTCTTTCTTCAAGGCTCGTTTGCTTTCTGATTTTCTTTTCCTGATTTTTAAGCTGAGATAGTTTCTTTTCATATTTTTTTTCTTCTTACTTGCTTTCAATCTTTTCTTTTACTTTTTCTAATTCTGTTTTTATTGTCCATAAATTTCATCTCCTTTCAAGTTTTTTTCATAAGAAAAGACGATAGATGTTTTACTTTCTATCGTCTTGAATCTGTATTATTCAGCTCGACAAACTGAAATTTGACTTACTTCTTGTATTTCTCAACGATTATGCCTGCTACAATACCTACAATAAATCCCGCCGTAGTAACAGCCGAAAACTTAAACTTACCCCAAAGAGAAGGAAGCGCAGAAATCGCAAGTGCATACCAAAACAGATTACTACTGAGCAACCAACCATATAAATAACTATGCTCACCAGTTGAAATATTAGTAAATAGCCAACCAATCAAGTTGCTCTCACCAATATATCACCAGATATACAGCTATGTATCCCAATGTTATATAAACATTTTTCTTTCTCAAGTATAATCACAATCCTTTGTCAAACGGGAATTTTATTTTCCTGTCACTCGTTTATAGGATCATAGTCGGAAGGGACAGGTGCTACTATACTTACAAAGATGATATCCTCATCTCCAGTATTTTTTGCTCCGTGGCAGGAGTCTTTCTTCGATACTATGACATGGCCTTTCTTGAATGGAACCTCTTCATTAGGCTGGGGGTAGAATATTCCCTCTCCCTGAAGGACGATCCATATATCGTCGGAATTGTGGTGATAGTGCTTTTGCAATGTCTGACCGGGTTTGATAACCCAGACCGATCCGCCTGTAGATTCTGTCTGATAAAACGGTGTTCTGACAGCCTTTTCCGGATCCTCTTTTTTTACAAGGTCCATGCAATAGATTCTCTGTTCGCTCATGATTATTTGCTCCTTTGTATTCCATAGTTTAATCGAAAAAATGCGATTTAATGATATACCGACAAATTCTAATTTGTCTACTTCTTTATGTTTTTTAATCTCTCATCATAATATTCTTCTACAAATTTATGATTTTGGTGTTTTTCAATTTGCTTAGTGATAAGCTCTATCATTTGCTCATTTTGTTCTACTGTGTAGTTGAAATTTTTCCAATGAGAAACATTGTCTAAACATATTTCAACCAACTTTTCAAAGGTTAATACCCTTTCATTATCGGAATAATATGTTTCTTTTATATTTTTTGTTGTTGTAACTTGTATATTAGCCTCATATAGAGTGTTCAATACATCAGAGCTAATAGAAGTATCAAGAGTTGCTAAAAACATTTCTCTTGCACCTGTTCTTCCCATTTCTTCAGGTACTTCTTGCCATCTTTCTCTTAATGTGGTTTTTGCACTAATTAAGACAGTATTTCTCTTATTTACAATGTATTCTAAAACACCCGGAGAAACTAAATCTACCAATTTACCAAGACCTTTATTGACAAACTCTTGTTTACCTATATTACCTTGACTGTCAAGTGGAATCCCTGCACCAATCAAAATGAGTTCTATAATACTTTCAAATTCTTTACCTGCTCTACTCCTCCTACTTTGAGTATTTGACAAAGTCAAAGCATATATATGTTCCGGAAATTCTTCCACAAACCAAGTAATTGCCTCTATTGGTGTAAGAGTTTTGATATACTCATCATCAACTAACTCTTTTAGCATTTTTGAAGTAAAGTCTTTTTCTAATGGCTGAAATTCACTCCAACAGCTATTTCTAAGTTTTTCAACAACTTCACTTGCATTACTTAAAAAGAATTCTTTAGGGACTTTGTCGTATCCTAATGTAATAAAATTATCATAAACTAAGTCATAAGGCTGTTTAAAGCCTTCTTTCCTTTTTTCTTTAACTAAGTTTTTATATTCATCAAGAGAAATATTTGCCATAACTCTTTTCCTTTCTTGAAAAATTTTCTTCTATATGGTACAATAGTGTCAAATAGAGGACAGTTAGTCCTTGAAATAACATATATAAAAAGGAGAATATATATGAATATTATACCACAAATCATAGATAATTCCCCTGCTATTTTAATAAAAAATAAGCGTATCAGATTACAAATGACTCAAAAAGAATTAGCTGATGCTGTTGGTATGTCCAAATTCGGAGATAGGACAATTCGCAGATGGGAAAATGGAGAAAGTCAGCCATCGTCCATTGAGCTGAAACATATTTTATCATTTCCTGAAAAAGTACCTTTCCCCAATAATGAAAATGCCCCCTATAAAATCATTGATTTATTTGCCGGAATTGGTGGTACAAGGCTTGGATTTTACCAAACAGGTAAAACAAATGTCGTATTCAGTAGTGAAATTGATAAATTTGCAGTAAAAACATATAAGGCAAATTTTGGTGAAACTCCTTTTGGAGATATTACAAAAATATCTGAAAAAGATATTCCTAATCATGATATTATTGTCGGTGGTTTTCCTTGTCAAGCATTTAGTCAAGCCGGTAAAAAGCTTGGTTTTGAAGATACTCGTGGAACATTATTTTTTGAAATTGCAAGAATTATTAAAGAGAAACGACCTAAGGCATTTCTTCTTGAAAATGTCAAAAACCTAAAATCTCACGATAAAGGTCGTACCTATAAAACAATAGAAAAAACATTAAAGGATTTAAACTACGATGTTCATTCTATTATACTTAAAGCAAAAGACTTCGGTGTTCCACAAAATAGAGAGCGTATTTACATTGTTGGATTTGATAAGGATAAAATAGATAACTATAAAGATTTTTCTTTTCCAATTCCTCCCTGCCCAGATGTTTCTGTGGGAAATATTTTAGAGCAAAATGTTGATACTAAATACACCATTTCAAATGCACTTTGGCAAGGTCATCAACGACGAAAGAAAGAACATAAAATAAAGGGAAATGGATTTGGTTACACATTGTTCAATGAAAACAGTCCTTATACAAATACATTATCTGCAAGATATTATAAAGACGGGAGTGAAATACTTATTGAGCAAAAAGGAAAAAATCCACGAAAACTAACACCTCGTGAAGCTGCAAGACTTCAAGGCTTCCCCGAAAACTATATCATTCCTGTAAGTGATACTCAAAGTTACAAACAGTTTGGTAATTCTGTTGCCGTTACTGTTATCCATGCAATTGCAAATAACATAATTGATATACTTGATACCTGTACTAAAAAAGAGATTGACTAACTTCAATCTCTTTTTTCTAACTTATTAACTTGTATACCTGCCCTTTTCAGAACCTTTAATTTTTCTTGTTTTCTCTGTTCTCTCCTTGCCTTATACCTTTCCTCATATTCCTGTTGTTTTCCATTTACTTTACGCTTTAAGTAGTTTTGATGAAGTCTATCTTTTCTTTCCTTGATTTTTCTCTCTTCTTCCTCAATTTTTAATCTTTCTTCTTCTTCTTCTTCAGTCAATTCTTCTTTTGGTGGCTCATAGTTACCGATAAAATTAAAATATATCTCTATTTTTTGCTTTGATGTTTGACTACCTTTTCTATTCCTTTCATGAACAATAATCTTTTCTACAAACTCATTTATCATTGTAGTTGTAAGTTCATCAAAATTTTCATATCGGCTTATTAGAGATATAAACTTTTTCGCCTTATCTGTTTCTTTTTCATATCTTGATATTGCAAACTCTAAGTCTTTAATTTCTTTGCTTAAAGCTATTTGCTCTGTTTCATATTGACTGTTAAGTATCTCATATCTATTACTTGGTATTTTTTCAAGTATCATATCTTCGTAAATACGGCACATCAATCGTTCAAGTTCCTGAAGCCTGTTTTTACTTTCCATTAATCTTATTTTTTTCTTTTCTATCTCTACTTTTTCCTTTTCTTCCATTTCATTTTAAATGGAACGGATAAAGGCTTCGTGATCTTCATCAAGATATTTTTTAATGTCTTTTAAGGTTTCCTGTATAAGGTTTAAGACTGCTTCCGCTTTTATCCTGTGAGTAGATGGACAAAGCGTTCCACAGGGTACTTTCGTGTAAGCACTGCAAGTGTAATAGGGAATATTTTTGTAATTACTTGTTCTATGAACATACATTTTACTGCCACAATCTGCATAATACATAAGCCCAGTTAAAGGGTGATATTCTCCCCAACCATCGGGATACCTTTTTACATTTCCTCTTATCCTTTGCACATTATCAAAGGTTTCTTGGTCTATAATTGCCTCGTGGGTATTTTCAAATATCAGCCAGTTTTCTTCAGATACATATTTGCTTTTCTTATCCTTGAAATGCTTTCTTGTTTTGAAGTTTACAGTATGACCTAAATATTCCTGTTTCTTTAAGATACTTACAATTGTAGAACTGCACCAGCGATAAGGATGTTCAAACACTTTGCTTTGATGTAGTCCATATCCTAATTTTTGCTGATGGTAAGCAGGTATATCTACTTTTTCACTTTCCAATATCTTTGCTATTCGATACGGACCATTGCCTTGCATGGTCAGATTGAATATTCTCCTTACTATCTCCGCTGCTTTTTCATCTACAATCCACTTATCTTTGTCTTTTTCATCTTTGATATATCCATAAGGTGGAGAGCTTGCCGTATGCTTTCCGCTTTCCCCTTTTGACCTGAATGTAGATTGTATTTTTCTTGAAGTATCTCTTGTATACCATTCATTCATAATATTTCTAAAAGGGGTAAAATCATCTTCTCTATAAAAGCTATCTACATTATCATTGATAGCAATGAGCCTAACTCCCTTTTGTCTTAAGATTTCCATACATTGACCGACTTTAAGATAGTCTCTGCCAAGTCTACTCATATCTTTTACGATTATACAACCTATTATATTACCTTGATTAACTCCGTTCATCATTGCCATAAAGCCCGGTCTATCAAACTGTGTTCCGCTTATTCCATCATCTGTAAAATGTATGATGTTGCTTAAATTATTTTTACCTGCATATTCTTCAAGGATTTTCTTTTGATTTACAATAGAATTGCTTTCTCCTTGAAGTTCATCATCACGACTTAATCTCTCATAGAGTGCTGTTATCTTTTCATAATTCCTCATTTTTACCCCCTTTCTCTTAGTTTCTTAAATAAAAAAGAATTAAGAAGTACATATTTCACTAATATAGTGATTAAGTGTTCTCCTTAATTCTATTACTCCAAGAACCAGCTAAATTTACTTATACCACTTCTTAACAAAATAGCCTTATCTCTTTAAATTTTAATGATCTTCAAGCTTATGGCTACACAGTAGATAAAGCTGGCTTTATGGGAGCTGATTTTAACAAAGCAGCAGGCTTGCCGCAAGACTTTAAAATCCATAAAAGCACGCTTGATGAACTTAATAGATTTGCCGAGCGAAACCATGTGTTAAACCGCATCAAGAGCAAGGACGAGCAGATAAAGATCTTTGATAACATCGATATGGCCGACACCATAAAGCACTACTACAGACTATTTGATCAAATGACCTCTGCTTTAGGTGATGATAAAAAGAGCTACACCCTTGCAGATATAGACAAACTACCAAAAGGCTACAGCACAAAAGGCACTCACTATGATGCCAAAGGACACTTGCTAAAAGATCTATCAAACTCCACTATCTCAAATATCTACTCTAGCACTGATGAGCTAAATAGCGCCAAAACTCTTAGCAAAGAGCTTTCAAGTGCAGGAGTTAGGCTCATAGTAAAAGAGGTTGATTTTACTATGAGCGAAGCAGGCGATGAGTTTAGCTTTAGCCCTGATATGTCGGTATATCAAGCAGATGAAGGCTACAGCAAAGAGGCTCTTTTTATGGGATTTTTGCGCAGCTCTAGACCACTACCAAGTGATAGTGCAAAGACTAAGCTTAGCAGTGCTGCACTAAATGATATCTCAAACACTGGAGAGCATAAAGAGTATTTTGTGGATTTTGAAAAAGTGGGTAAAGATAGTGAGAGCATAAAAGCGCTCATAAAAGAAAGACTTAAAGAGCTAACTCTTTTAATGTATGCAAGATTAAAGAACATTAACGCAGAAAGTGTTACCTCAAACGAATATGAGAAATTTAAACCAACTAGCGAGAATATAAATTCTCTAGCAAATTCTTGGAGTGAGAGGATAAGTTCTATTAGCAAGACTTTTGTGTAGAGATAAGTTATATATAAACTAAATTATTGAAAGGTCGATTTACAAACTAAGAAATACAAAAGGCTTTTAAATATGATAAGCAGTGTAAATGGATTTACATATCAAAATATGAGGTATGAGCCAGCTGGAGCGGAAGAGAAAAACATACAAGCAAAAGTAGAGCAACAACCTGATAAAAATAAAATAAACGATGATAGCAATAACGCTGTAGCAAATAGCGCTCTACAGCGCATTTTTGGTAACTACATGAGTGGTATTGCAGCTGATGGTAGGATAACCATTTGGGGTAAAGCAACAGGACTTGATAACTCGATAAGCAAGGACGAAGCAAATTCTTTATTGCGTTTTATACAAGAGAGCAAGACAGGCGATTTTATGCCAATGATATCTGATGATATTAGTGATGAGCTGTTAAACTCAGCTGATCTGAGCATCAGTGAATTTAAAGAACGCTGGTTACAAGATAGAGCAAGGATGGCAGAGAAGCTAGAAAAGAGCAATGAAGTTTTTTTCGCACAAGTAGATGCTATGAATGAAGAAGCTCAAAGAATTTTAAATAATAAAAACAATGAGCCAGGCTCAAATGACATAAAAGAAGAAAATTTTAAGCCTATTCAGGGACATAGCAAAAACACTGAAACTTATGACTTTACTAAGGATGAAAAATTTTCATATTTACTTAAGCTTCAAGAGCTTGAGAGAGAACGTGGTATCGATGTGCTTCGTATCATGCAAAAGCTTGAAGAAAATGGTAAAAAGGTTGTCGATAAAAAGGTTTAAATTTATCTTTGTATTTAGTGCAAGCCGCCACTAAGTCATCCTATGACAAGATAGAGGATGATCCTCGTTTTGCTTTATCCATCAAACCATCTTATTTAAAATTTGCTTCTTATCTATCTTTTGCATAAGCTCTAAGACGTCTATGCCTCTTTTTTCTTTGAAATTTAAAAGCTCTCTTGCATAGAGAAATTTTTGATCCTTGTTTATATCATAGGTCTCATACTTCTTCTTAACCTGCATAGGTTTAAATTTCTTCTCACTTTGCTCTTTGGCTAAATTTGCATTGTATTCTTGTTCTTCTTTGATTATCTGCTTTCTTTGTTCTTCAACATCCTTTGTAGCTTTTTCTCTTGCTTTGGCAAATAAAGTCTTAAATTCATCTATACTTAGATCGGTTCTATCTAAAAGACTAAGCGACTCCTTGTTATTATTTGGATAAAGAGAAGACATAGTTTCCATAAAAGCATCAAGTTCATCTTCTTCTTCTTTTGTGCCAAGACCTATTAGTTTGCCCATCATGGTTGGTTTGCCGTCTATAGAGTTTGTAAGCAACCAGTCCATGTAATCTTGGAGTTCGCGAACTCTAAATTCTTCCATATTTTCTGGTTCTCTTTTTGCTGATAAAGCTCGTCTTTCTTGAA is a genomic window of Campylobacter concisus containing:
- a CDS encoding ATP-binding protein, which gives rise to MIEIELNKKKLLKQDRLRQSCFISKNQIAYTFKNADEDTDKEIIKKAKNYVKHFEEMRKDNVGLLLYGNVGSGKTYVACAIANAIITEYSHTVKMRNFAQILNDLQKGGFNLDRNEYIE
- a CDS encoding recombinase family protein, translating into MRNYEKITALYERLSRDDELQGESNSIVNQKKILEEYAGKNNLSNIIHFTDDGISGTQFDRPGFMAMMNGVNQGNIIGCIIVKDMSRLGRDYLKVGQCMEILRQKGVRLIAINDNVDSFYREDDFTPFRNIMNEWYTRDTSRKIQSTFRSKGESGKHTASSPPYGYIKDEKDKDKWIVDEKAAEIVRRIFNLTMQGNGPYRIAKILESEKVDIPAYHQQKLGYGLHQSKVFEHPYRWCSSTIVSILKKQEYLGHTVNFKTRKHFKDKKSKYVSEENWLIFENTHEAIIDQETFDNVQRIRGNVKRYPDGWGEYHPLTGLMYYADCGSKMYVHRTSNYKNIPYYTCSAYTKVPCGTLCPSTHRIKAEAVLNLIQETLKDIKKYLDEDHEAFIRSI
- a CDS encoding DUF4368 domain-containing protein, whose translation is MEEKEKVEIEKKKIRLMESKNRLQELERLMCRIYEDMILEKIPSNRYEILNSQYETEQIALSKEIKDLEFAISRYEKETDKAKKFISLISRYENFDELTTTMINEFVEKIIVHERNRKGSQTSKQKIEIYFNFIGNYEPPKEELTEEEEEERLKIEEEERKIKERKDRLHQNYLKRKVNGKQQEYEERYKARREQRKQEKLKVLKRAGIQVNKLEKRD
- a CDS encoding plasmid mobilization protein, whose protein sequence is MSSEKIKKRKVTKVITKRLRLSNAEWLVVNDKLQESGLTFSKFALRAMLSKQIYAPIMRELLAELSRHGQNINQIAAKLNSGQSLDRVGIEIIADDNDVLHKVYEALGK
- a CDS encoding ATP-binding protein, encoding MTSPTLLILDDFGIERNTEYALEQIYNVINARYLKARPTIITTNLNFKDIEKEQEDIMLGRIYSRIIEMCLPLRITGLDRRKIQSKEKLKKAQNLIDE
- a CDS encoding relaxase/mobilization nuclease domain-containing protein, producing MLVKFLRTYTGGGLGSINYLLNERKAAGTARVIKGDENLTRAIIKGITYKQKTCFGVLSFEEKYDFLTEEQKLKIIKDFERALLGEYMLERTNVLWVEHSDKDGRLELNFLIPKIDLETDRSFNPYFAKYDQTRIDLIKKIINDEYGLSSPDDPAKEQTILSSKKNINHYKNLEELDQKLHDLVKQGYIKNRDHMIELLKQNGIEITRINKKGITIILPTKKTKNRLKGGIYDADFTSAQRLGELSQSSSRRIREFHDRNTQAECRENRRKLEELIVKRDRFNQERYVERTSKNNILASQGQIGDNLAISGYRTNFGNSNWLGSARNDIKGRSSLDDTKTMEIQPTYCGQDPEGVLHIDSKRQRDNREREQEIYINENGVEDDSIRESIARRERALDEDDRRRKEQARIRNNEFATRLREEARDITDKCDRANKESQELEQRLQRRLNGIFAATKRYVREFNILLGRKIKKFRRKIPKFERRIRELTDRAQDATRICREFIEEREYSKKASMYHHVSDVCKEKTQSLDMF
- the dcm gene encoding DNA (cytosine-5-)-methyltransferase — its product is MNIIPQIIDNSPAILIKNKRIRLQMTQKELADAVGMSKFGDRTIRRWENGESQPSSIELKHILSFPEKVPFPNNENAPYKIIDLFAGIGGTRLGFYQTGKTNVVFSSEIDKFAVKTYKANFGETPFGDITKISEKDIPNHDIIVGGFPCQAFSQAGKKLGFEDTRGTLFFEIARIIKEKRPKAFLLENVKNLKSHDKGRTYKTIEKTLKDLNYDVHSIILKAKDFGVPQNRERIYIVGFDKDKIDNYKDFSFPIPPCPDVSVGNILEQNVDTKYTISNALWQGHQRRKKEHKIKGNGFGYTLFNENSPYTNTLSARYYKDGSEILIEQKGKNPRKLTPREAARLQGFPENYIIPVSDTQSYKQFGNSVAVTVIHAIANNIIDILDTCTKKEID
- a CDS encoding type II restriction endonuclease, producing MANISLDEYKNLVKEKRKEGFKQPYDLVYDNFITLGYDKVPKEFFLSNASEVVEKLRNSCWSEFQPLEKDFTSKMLKELVDDEYIKTLTPIEAITWFVEEFPEHIYALTLSNTQSRRSRAGKEFESIIELILIGAGIPLDSQGNIGKQEFVNKGLGKLVDLVSPGVLEYIVNKRNTVLISAKTTLRERWQEVPEEMGRTGAREMFLATLDTSISSDVLNTLYEANIQVTTTKNIKETYYSDNERVLTFEKLVEICLDNVSHWKNFNYTVEQNEQMIELITKQIEKHQNHKFVEEYYDERLKNIKK
- a CDS encoding cupin domain-containing protein, encoding MSEQRIYCMDLVKKEDPEKAVRTPFYQTESTGGSVWVIKPGQTLQKHYHHNSDDIWIVLQGEGIFYPQPNEEVPFKKGHVIVSKKDSCHGAKNTGDEDIIFVSIVAPVPSDYDPINE
- a CDS encoding transposon-encoded TnpW family protein encodes the protein MQKNNTETKTIKKIGKTTYEVVVHFNKNTTETMQDKLKRIMLREIESEKHQKNDKND